The sequence below is a genomic window from Lagopus muta isolate bLagMut1 chromosome 9, bLagMut1 primary, whole genome shotgun sequence.
CAGTGCTCAGTCCTCACTTGCAGGCAGGTGGAGGCCGAGGTGGCTGCCTCCGGGCAGCTGTGCAAACAAGGCCCTGGCCAGCTCAGCAATCCTGTTGTAGGCTCCCAGTGTCCTGAAGTATTCTACATAGGACCAGAAGTCACTGGAGGAGAAGGGCCAGTATGGCATGGCCACAGGTTCTCGATCTAAAATCAATCAAGAAAGGTTATTATTACAACATGAAGTATTGGCACAGGCACAGCCACTGAACCCTCTGTTCCCTTCACAGAGGGTGCAGCCACTGTCCCATCCCAGGAGCACCAGATGGCACAAGGCAGAGGGCAAAACTGAAGGGACACCAACAGCATTGCAGTGATTCAGGAATTGCCGAGGTGGCTTTAATTTCCAGAAGGCGGGGGAGTGTTTAAAAGCAAGGAGGAATGGCGatttgaagccattttcccCGTTGCTCTTTCACTCTTATCATTCTGTGccaaatataaaaaataaaagtcaaagATGAGATGAACCAAAGTAAACTCTGAAAATGCCAAGAGCTGACCTGTCTTGAGCCCAAATCCAGGCCAACACAGAATCTTGTAAAACATAAACGCTTGCTGCATCCACACAGTGATAAGTATCTTTCTGTGCAGCAAAGCTAAACCcagtattttgattttaagCCCATTTGAATAAAAGGTAATCATTCCATTCATCAGACTCAGCTTCAGAGCAGGGTCTTCAGCAGGAATTAAGAGCTATAATCAATCTTTGTTGACCAAACAAGCCAGCCAAATGCTGTCTGCAGAAGAGAACTGTTAGTATCAGCTGAACTTAGATTCACTTTGCAGTCTGCTGCTTGGTCAGTGTGAAAGAAAACCCCAATTGTTTATAAAGAGAAGAGGACATTGCTgaagaaaatcttattttcagacTGCCACACTCTTACCTAAGAGGTTACCAAGGAAATACTTGCTGTGCACAAATAAAACAGTGTGTTCAATCCAAAAACTTTGGAAACAGAGATCATGCATTCAAAAAGGTTTTAgagccaaaaggaaaaaatagagcaTGAGGAGATGGAGGATGCTGCTGGTTAGATGTGCACCTCACTCAAACAAGAGCAGTAATCTTGTTATGTGAGTTCCTTCTACGcaactttgttttcagaaagagttTTGTCTGAACACACCAAACCAGGGTTAACCTACATACTGTTATCTGTAAGCCACTGTAAATATCATTAGGATGTTGGGGGTTTTTCCTAATCAAAAGCAAACACTCATCCGATAGGCTAATCACCCAAAgggacacagcagcagagaggctgtgTTAAGGGATTTATTCCAATATTTCTTTCATCAGATTTGTGGCAATCTCCACAGGTTTTTGCTGTGGAGGATGGTATTTCTTGCCAATACTTGGACAAACATCCAGTATTGCTTATCAGGACAGCCAAACTTCTCGGAAGTCTCTCGTATGATTAGAAGTCTGGTGCTTTCCAGTCATGTTTTCATAAAACAGATTAGCAATGACTTGAGCATAGCCCCTTGGGGGGCTTGTCTTCAAGGGGTCATCATACTTGTTACGATTtggcttttttcattttaagattgTAAGAATAGAAGCTTCACCTTTGGACTTAAtatatttgctttctgcatttaaaaaataatttaaaaattcactCTTCTTTCAGGGAGATACAAACAACTCTTTGAATTGTTAATGAtacataagaaagaaaaaggtcttCAAATTACCGTCTCCTTCCAGGATTGATCGGGCATCtgtaaataaacaggaaaatcaTCAGTTCCAACTCTCTCACAGGAGAATTTTCTGTTAACAAAAGGTTTGGTGCATAGAGGAATGCTGGCAACTCCTTTAAGATACGTTTGGAGCCCTCCTTATAGTCTAACAGCTTTGTTTCTCCAACAGTTGAGCAAGGAATTGCCCATTTGTAGTCAAGAGCACTGCAAATCAAACATGCCAGGAAGGAGTTGCAATTAATACACAGGCAATATCTGATACTGAATAGAAGACGCTGTTTGAGTGTGAAAATGTTTCTATATTGAAAAGTCAGCATGAATAAATGTAAGTAGTCTTACCTGTTATTGTGTTCATCAGCatccagaagaaaaggaagccaATGCATTTCATCTTTTCGGCAAGCaactgtttgtttctgaaaacaaatctgtaCAGCTGGAGCTCATTAAAAGAGACGAGGAGTTATGCAAAGTAAATCATTTCatcttttattagaaaaatcTGCTCCAAAATAAAGTCTAGTTATCACTTGAGTCATAGCAAGATCCAATTATATTGCATTACGTTTTCTGAACTGTATCacagagcattaaaaaaaaacctactgaaGTATGAAGTGGTATTTATTTCTAGGAGGCATAAAGCCAAAAGGCTCCTCTGAACTGAcacaaaatgaagtgttttcagaaatattttaaagtgtgGTTGATTTACATTCACTTTGCAAATTacctctcttcccctccccttttcttcttctttcaatAGCAAAGGTCTGGAGCTCTGAGTCAGCCACAAAAATCCAAAAGGATTTCTAGTGCTGTAAAATAGCAGCACTGTGTAATGAAGGGTggggggaaaggagagaaacGTCACCGAGTTAGTACACCAATCTGATTCTGTCACCTTCACAGAGTTATTTTAATGGCTCACATTTGCATTATATTTcaacactgcacacacacacacacacaaaaagatcTTTGCATCAACTTTAGCAATGGCACTttgatattttgaaaacaaatgcagaaaaccCAGGATCACGCTCAGCTTATTACCACTTTTCCTGACCATCTtaatttctttccctctcttcagGGAAGTAAAATTTTAGAAATGTGACTTGTGCAAATTGTGAAGAGGTTACTGAATTCCTTCCTCACAAAAACATTCAACACTAAATGTCTTCTCTGGCTTTCTCTGAACCTTAAAACCCAGAACTTAAAATGCACATGTGCACCAAGTGCCCACTGGAGCCAATTAGTTTGcattaaacaaaaaagcagGTCCCTGCTGACAGTAAATGTATTGCAGCCTTCAGAGAGAGGGGTAAAACAAGCTCCTCTGACCCCCATCAGCTGCAAGCTTTCGGCTGCTTTTAGTCTGAGTCTACAAAAATCATTTGTCCCTTGTGATTCtagaggctgcatttccctacTGCATCTGCAGTTTATTGCATTTATTGCTGCATTTATTGCTGCATTTCCCTACTGCATCTGTGGCACCTGACTGTTGGTGCCTTTGCTACACCGCAGCCACTTGTCTGCCATATGAAGATCACACAAGGAAAGCTTGCCTGCCCACTCAAAGGCCTGGAATGGAAAGAACCAAGTGAGTGGCCTTGCAGGAGGACCCAGCTTTGCTGGAGTTTCTTCCTATCTACATGCAGAGTTAGATAGTCCTGCCAAGAATTAATTAGAGATGTTCTGagcaagggaaaataaagagcGCTTTGTAGCACactgagctgtgccagctcaTGTGgaggctgaaaagaaaaatattatgaaagCAAAACCTATTCTGTCTTCAAAGAGCTTTAATCCTCCTGTTTAATATTTCTTATTCCTGCAGGATGGGTCCCTGCATCACCCACAtacagccagcagctctgccgCACTCACCTGGGTTATGGACGCTGCTGGAGTTAGAAGGCATGTCACTGCTTGGTGGAGCCCTTTGGTGCAGCCCTGTGCTTCAGGTCCACGGACCTGCACAGCTTATTTGATTATGGTATACAGATAGGGCTTGCCAGGCTATGAGAAGTACATGATAACATGCTTTGGGTGACAGTGAGGGGAAATAATTTTGCAACTGACATagccccatcctgcagctctcctctgtGGGAATTAATGAGGTGCTGCGGGAGGATGACAAAGTCACCGAGGTTATCAGGGTCACTCAGGTCCCAGCAGGGTCTGCTACAACACTGGATGATCTTCAGTGGTCTCACCTAAGCACTGAGACTCACACTGATGTACACTGGGATGGGCAGTGCTGCACCTCCaccttctttatttccttttcttaagcACAGCACCGGACTAGAGGAGAGCTGATGAACTGTGTGAGCACTGCTCCAGGTGTTCATTGCTTAGCTCCAATGTGCACACAACGCAGCACATCTCCTGGGGCCAAACTAAAAGCACAGTGTGCACTGATTTGCAGCATATACCACAAACATTccacatttccctttctttttgctcctGGTCCCTTTGTTCAGACTTTACCCAGAGTGCAATCAAAGCCACGGCACTCTGCTCAGCACAAGTGACGGTGCTGCTCAGTTTGCAGAGCCTCCTACTAATGGCCACTGCCTTGGAAGTTCTCCCACTGATACGGAGTAACTGGAAGTGCCACAGTGCCCACAAATGCAGGTTTGACACAACAGTAACCACATATTCCAATAGATGCTATAGCACTTAAGGGAGCAACTGCTGGAAGAGTTCAGCAGTTTCATTTCTACTCAGTTTGGAATAAAAATCAATACCATGCCAGGcagtctttttaattttccagaAAGGCTCGTTGGTTCCAAAGACTGTTACCAGAATTGCTGGCAGCAAGTTCTCCAAGCACCTTATTCTAAAGATGTTTTTCAGAGAAGGCCATTAATTCACTGAAGCTTGGTTACAGAGAGGAAGCTAATAGCAGCGAACGCATCCCACCAACCTGTCCCCAAAGGACCCAATCAATATGTGCTTTTCGTAAATAGCTCTCAAAGCCAGAAAATCCCACATGCTTCAGCCAGCTCTGTCAGAGCAGAAATCAATAGGAGCATTGAGGACATCCTCTTCAGAACAGAGGCACGCAGTGTGGGCACAGCAGTTGTTTGTACGACTTGCTCCCCTGTGGGTCCCGGAAGCACCAGTGCCAGGATCTTGCCTTCTGGTCATGTCATTTGTGAGGGGATGATTTACAGAGCCAGCCTCTGTGGAGCAAAGCAGTTCTCTTTGTTAATCaatggaaagggaagggaagggaagggaagggaagggaagggaagggaagggaagggaagggaagggaagggaagggaagggaagggaagggaagggaagggaagggaagggaagggaagggaagggaagggaagggaagggattaGAAAAGCCAAGCTTACAGATGCCTTTGTTTCCACAATAGCTATACTGATATTCCTGTAACTATAGCTAATAGCTCTACTGGTGTTGCACAAATTCGTGTAGTCCTACAGGCACTGAAAGGAACTGTTTTAAGGAACAGAATACACCTTAATCAATAGGTAAAAGCACACGCGTGCAGAGCTCCACAAgaacttattttaaaaccaaatgGCATTTCAGTTCCATCTGATGTGCTTTGTCTTTGGTGTGAACAGACAAAATGTTCTCTGTAAGGCTGCAGCGCTTTTGCACAACAGAAACAACCAACAGCAGTGACACAGGAACATCCCTGGGAAACAAGTGCTTGATTATTTCCCCCAGCAACTTTGTCCAAAAGGAATCACCAAAAGGAGATCCGTGTGATTGAAATACGCTTTCTTTAGGTCTGAGTTGGCCTCAGTCTTTCAGGCATTCCTAGTTCtaccttccttccttctaaGGCCTTCTAAGCAGCTTGGCCTGAgcagttgttttctgtgttttccccCAAGCCCATCCAAGCCAGTCGCATGCAGGGGATGGCATACAGCTCACCGCCCAGCCAAGAAGCCTGGAGGACTTGGGAATACCAGCTACTGCGCACCCTGCATTCCCTCCAAGTCTGTAAGACAACCAAGGGTCACACGTCCATCgagaaagaattatttttctgactCAAATGCTTGCTGTTCAGAAGCCTGAAAGGATAAGGGCCACCAGACCCCATCCCAAGATGGAACAGCAGTTGCCCACCATGCTGAGCTGAGCAATTTTCTTTGCACAAAGGAGTTGGCTGAGAAGATTCAAGGTCCTAGCTAGGGCTCATGTGCAAAGCTCCAGGGAGGTTGGTCAAACCTGGcataaaaagtaaacaaaacttaACAAATCAACAtctttaaaatagcttttgttGGCTTTTACACGCTGAAATTCCTTGATGCTTCCAGTTGAACACAGAGCAGGTATTGCTAAGTAGTTCATCATTAGATGATCACGCCCTGAAGAAGCCACGTGTATTTTGCACCTGGTTTGCACCTGAACTTGACTTCAATGCACTATTTGCCAGTATTGACCGACAGAGCTTTAGCAGGGCCACGGTCCGGCGGGCAGCAGGGCACGAGGCTCTggctccctctgctgccacagagAGCCACAGCGGAACCAAACCCAGAACGCAGTGTCAAAGGCACTATGATACCCCTAGAGACCTTGTTTTCTAGCACTGACGTTCCAATgcacaacagaaaaatgatttattcCCGATTTCTGCTGTAAGCGATAAACCTCCCCCCTCCCTTCGCAGCCGCCTTCCCTCTGTGGGACGCGTTGGGACGCGGGCACGGTCTTTCAaccccgccccgcccctccAGGCCACCGCAGCCAATCCGCAGCCGCCGCCTCGGCCGGCAGCCAATCCGCGCCGTCCCCCACCCCAGCTGGCTGGTGGCGCCCAATAGCGGAGGGACGAGGAGCGCGTGCAGCCGCCTCGGCCCCGCCCACCGGGGTTGCGACGGGAGGGCGCGGCCTGGTGGCCGTTGGTGGTGTGTGCGGGTGGCGGGTGTTGGGGTGCAGGCCCTGAGTGGGGCCTGGCGGTACCGGGGGGGGGCGGGCCTGACGGGAAGCGGCGCCCCTGCAGTCACCCAGCGCCCCTCTGTTTCCCTCAAGTCgcagccatgagccagcagcgaGGCCGAGGGGACGCTGGGGACGCTGTCCGAGAGCCGCGGGCCGGGCCCGGCCGCGTCAAGCGCCGCAAGACCAGGGGCGAGCGCAACCGGGCCAAGTTCGGCCCCGGCGTGCGTGGTGCCAGATGGAGGGGGGGGAGGCACCCCTGGGTCGGCTTTCctccgccccgcgccgcccagcccccccccagccccctgccacCCCCCCGGCCCGTCATCATCACCCAGCAGCGCCTGTGTCGTCCCCGGGGGCTCCTCGGCCGGGGGGTGGCCTCCATGGACATAAAGCGGTTGTTGGAGGGTGGGCAGGGGGAACGGTCCCCCCCACGGCCCCCTGCTGAGGAGCTCACAGGGCCTCCGGAGTCCCCCGGGCCTGTCAAGGGGATGGAGAAGGAAGGGCAGAGGTCACCCTCCCCTCCAGTAAGCCCCTCAGAGAAGGCGGTTGGTGACAGAGACTCCCTCAGCGCTGTGACCTCTGCCCGGGGGCTGGCTGCCCGCCTGTGTGCCCTTCTGCCACAGCCTGCCGAGTTCTGGGGACGCGCGCTGGCAGAGGAGAGACGCCGTACGTTGCTGGCCGCCCTGCTGGAGCATCACCACACCCTGCCTGACCTGTCCACTCTCCTTCCCCACAAAAGCGTGGGAGCCGCAGGGGGACTCTCCCACGAACAGCGCCCCGTGCTGCCCCCTGCCTCCCAGCCACCCCCAGGGCTTAGCACTGCTGAAGCTGAGCTTCTTCCCCAGCCCGTGCAGAGCAGGGACCCAGCACTCCATCACAGCCACCCCCCAACACCCCCACAGGCCATCACTCAGGTGAGTGCCCCAGAAAACAGTTTCCCCCAGACACCTTTTCCTGTCCTCAAAGAGGTGATGCCTCTCCAGATGTCGTCTTTTCCCTGCTGCCAAACTTGCTCTCCTCCTGCAGTCACCAACTTCTCCATCCCAGTTCTCTCCTCCCGTTTTCAACACTGAGACGAAGAAGAGGCAAGTGAGTATCCAAACAGGGGTGACCCCATCCCCCATGTCAGGAGGAATTGATTTATGCTCCCCTCCCCACAGAGTTTGTTCCCCTGGATGTCAGAGGATGAGGATGACACACATCCTGAAAACCCAGCTCCGCAGTTCTGGGTCCAGACACCCCCACCGCCATTCAGGCCCACCCCCCCTGCACACTCCCCCATCTCTCACCCCCGTGTAAGGCATTGCACACCTGAACCAGAGCTGCTACCCCTGCCACCCCAGCCAAGGCAGAGAAGGGACCCAGCACCGCACTACTGCCGCTGCCGTGCCCCGATGCAAGCTGTTGCTCAGGTGAGTGCCCCAAAGAACTGCTTTTCCCAAAAAACATTTGCTCTTAACCACCCATCTCTTTGTCCCCGCTGCCAACTACACTTTTCCTCCACCAGACTCCAAGCCCCCCAGCTGTCCTGCCGCCCCCTGTTTTTGGTGCggagaggagggagaggcaGGTGAGTTCCCAGATGGGGGTGCCTGCCCCTGTCCCATCACCAGGAAGAAAAGGGATTGATTTATGCCCCCTCTTCCCTCAGAGCTGGTTCCCCTTGATGTTGGAGGATGAAGACAATACACGCCCTGAAAATTCAGCCCCGTTCTGGGTCCGGACCCCCTCACCACCACTGTTTAGAGGGCAGACCCCACCTCGCATCCCCTTGAGGGAGCCAGGCTGCACGTGTGGGGTAGCATGGGATCCCAGGGCAGGGGACGCAGCTGAGGGGCATGGCCAGATCCGCCAACGGTCCCGTGTACCACAGTGTCACCGGGCGTCACAGCATCCCTTGGCAGGGCTGCAAACCCCCCCACAATCCCATCAGTGCCGTGGGAACAGGCAGACACTCCCTGCCTTGCACCGGGGGACATGCCCTTGTGCTCCCTCCCCACCGCACCACCTTCACAAGCACAGCCCCTGTTCCCACAGCTGGCTGCACCCCACTTCAGACCTCCCCATGTGCCGCTGCTTGCCCCCCGCCAGCTaccagctgcagggctgcaggggtCCAACAGAGCCACGGCACAGGGGATGGCACTTGTCCTGCTGCCCCCACAGTGCCGCTCCCCgcagggcaggggatggggactCCTTCCCCTGCATGTACTGAGGGCGCAGCAGTGCGGAGGAAGACTCGCTTTATTGGGGTGCCCCTCCCCGTGCTCAATAAAGGCTGTTATGCCCTATGGCTCTTTCTCTGATGTTTCCTTCTgatctttccttcctccccagctCCTCAGTCCACAGCGGGTTGGGTTCTGAATATGAGAATGTTGACATGAATGTTGACAATCTAGGTTTTTTACTTTGCTGACATCTCCTAAGTGAATCTGCATGCCACCAAAAATGACACCAAAGCATTTACGTGTCAGCGTACATCTGCTGATTAGGAGTTATTTAGTGGGTCAACACCAGCTTTCCATTCCTTGGGTTTACAAGACTGACCACACATGCAGAATGCCATGAGAACAATTCCTCTACAAAGATGTGTGTGACCTAACTCAGATTTTGGGGGCACTGGAATGTAATGCAGGTGCCATGCCTATTGCCTGATGATGAGGAGTCTGGACGGTCAGCACCTTTGGGTTCAGGCTCACCTTAATACACCAGACTGGTGTATTGTCTCCAGGAGAAGGAAAGCTTCTTGGTgttgttttcatcattttccaTCACATTTGCAGAGCCACATTCCAGACTGTTAGGGATATGAGCATGAGTGGAAAGGCCTGATTTTATTACTGAAGTGATTGAGTGCTATCGAAGTCGAGATTGGTACTCTAGATGAGCCCAGAGGTCACCAGTGCACGGAGCAGGGGGATGTGCCAAGCCCTGCTCCATCTGTCTCAGCTTGCCGGCCTGCACTGGCACAGCCGCTCAGGCTGCGTCCAGTTCTGTGCTGCTACCAGGGCCCAGCACCTGCTGTGCCAATGGCCCAGAGCCACCATCTTGTGCTGAGGACCCAACGCCGCCATCTTGTGCCCAGCACCCAGAGCCGCCATCTTgtgcctggagtcctggcctCAAGGCAGACTCCATCCTGACCCAGGGCTGGAGCCACAGCTTGAACAGAAGCAGTGGTGGAGCATTTCCACTCACACTTCTGCAGCTCTTTGGCTGTGTGTGGGGCGCATAGCCCTGCCAGGCTCCACCACTGTACAATGGACACAACGCAAGCCCCCACGGGACACTGCCATCAAGGACAGcttgtggcagcacagggtcCTGCAGGGAGAACCAGCCACAGGCAACCAcatgcactgctgcactgtgctctgctcctgagCAGGTAGACAGGCCTCAACTGGTATTGGCAGACCTAATTACTATGTGATTAAATGCTTACTGATCCCCCCACAATGCCTTGTCCTGCAGTCTTTCCCATGGTGTACAAGGGTTCCATGTGGGTCCCACTGGGCCACAGTGGTTTTGGCATAcacaaaaatgcaataaaaaccACTGtctccagaaagccagccagCTGAGGGCGGATGAACAGTTGCATTAATGTGTAATTATTGTGCAGTCCTGGCTTCCCTTCTTTTGGCAGAGCAGCATTAATTACAACTGATCTGTGAAACATTGCACATGGATTTTATTTACTGCCTTATTAATGGCATCTGTTATTCCAGCAAATCTCAGCAGTTTGCTCTTGTTCAAGGAAATGACAAAAACCCGCTGCACAGAGGGCTGTTGCTAACTTGCATGCTTTGGCTAGGAAGGAGCTATAGGATGTGGCCAAAACACCACATTTTCACTCAGACTGTGTGCTCGTTCAATGCGTTGCCCCAGCATCTCAGCGCATTGCAACATGAAGGAGTGGACACAGCTTCAGCCAGCAGATCTGAGGGCTGTGCCTGTGATGGATAACTGGCAATATCAACCTTCCCAGCCTGCCCACAGCACGACCCAAGGGGCTGCCGGCACTGGGCTGCTGAGCGCCCCCAGACTGCAGGAGAAGCGTGACTCAGGCAGACTCAAGGCTCgcctttgtgctgcagctttcagcagtgcacagggactgctgctgcagcctgatTTGCTGGGAGGCTGCCAGCCGCCCtgtcttctcctcctctctgcaggcagcttgcaggcagctctgccctgttCTCCACTCACCGCTGCGTCTCGAGCGCTGAGATGACCTGCCACAGGGACATGGCAGGCTGACATCCCCACGGCAGGCATGGAGTAGAGAAGCTGGTGATGCAGGTGGAGGATGCTGTGGGGAAGGTATGGCTTGTGTctgtggggagcagggaggggggCTGGCATGGTCTGCAGGCAGCTTGCAGCACCTGCATTGCATCCCTGTCCCTGCAAGGTGCTGTGACTATCCTGCTTGGGGGAGGGGTGACCCCAGGGTGAGGGGCTGCATGCTTCCTGCGGTGTGCAGCCGAGCTGGGGACAGGCAACCTGCACTCTGCCGTTGTCCCCAGGCCCCGAAGGACACTTTTCTGAGTGCTGCCCCGTGGGTTCCTGGCTGCTCCtcacctgcagcagagctgagcctgGGTGTGCAGTGCAGCCATTATTCTGCTCCACCGCTCCTTCCTGACACCAGGAAGTCCTCCCAGCCCTTATCGTCCTGGCTGTGATGCGGGGTTCGGCTGGCAGCCAGAATCCTTGTTAAGCTCAGACCTCCTGACCCTCTGCTTTGCCACCGCCTtaacagtgctgtgctcagtctAACTGCAGCCCTttctgccccagctctgccttcagctCACGTGcatccttttcctttgctgcattcaggatggagaTGTGCAGCACCTCCCCCCTTAGGAACAGGAGAGAGGAGCAGCCATGGCGGTGCATGGCCGGCACACCAAGGTGCTCCCCTCCCAGCTGAACAAAGTGTGCCCTGAGACAGGGGACAGCCCCGCCATGCACCCCAGGGAGGTGAGCGACTTCGAGGTGGTCCCCAacctccagcagagcagcagcagcattggcAAGGGCCAGCGGAAGGCACATTTCCCCTCTGGCAGCAATGAGAAGGCAAGTTGGAGGTCTGGAGCTGGTAGAGGTGGGAGCTGGCCATACGTGGTGGGAGAATAGTTGTCCTGGGACACATCAGTGAGGAATCTCAGGCTGGGGGGAGCACTGATAAGGCCCCTAGGTATGCTGAAAGCACCAGCATCTGGCTCCTGGTGCAAGTTCTGACCCTTCGCAGAAACAATGACCCCtcactgctcttcctgctcCCTCAGGAAAATCTCATCTCATGGATTCCTGAAAACATCCGTAAGAAAGAGTGCACATACTTCGTGGAAAGCTCCCAGACCTCAGACTCTGGGTAAGTCAGACTgtccctcctttccctcccctgcCTGGGAACAAAAGGAACATCTGAGGACAAAGCTGCCTCACTAGAAAATCCCACCTTTCTGTTAGGGGAACTGGTATGCCAAGGGAATTCACCAAGACCTTTTTGCCTGtgttccttcctcctgctctgtggcACTGCATGGCCGATAGCCAGCTTCCCAGGCAGTTACCCTTCTGATGCTTGCCATGCAGCCACTTCCATTCATACTTCATCCAGTGCAACCTTCCACTTTCTGTCATAAGCCACCACAGATGGAAATACCAATGTTTGCTAtgttttctgctagaaaaagcCCTTGTTTCTTCGTAAGTTCTGAGCTGGAAGTCAGGTTGGGTGGGAGGTGCTGGTGCCTGTAGTGTTTTAATGATGATGCCAGCACCCTCCAGCTGGGTTGAGGCAGGTGAACCACTGGGGCTTTGCCCTTTGGGGTTGGCTCGTTTCCCACGGAGCTGGTGGTGTACATTGCAGGAGGGTGGTGTGCGAGTGTGGCTACCTCAGGGAACAGCACCTGGAAGATGCTGCCAAACCTCCCCTCTTCCTGGGGAAGGAGTGGGACCCCAGCAGGCACATCCAGGAAATGCCAACAGATGCCTTTGGTGACATCCGCTTCACGGGCCTGGGACAGAAGACAGGAAAGGTGATTTGTTTCTCCTCTCTGTGGTACAATGGGAGTCAGTGTTCAGATCTTGCCTGGGAAGATGAAGTGCAAGTATTTCCCTCCTGATGAGAGGAGGTTAGGAAATGCCCCAAAGGCAGCACTGATTCATGCACAGAAATGTGGATGGGACAACACCCCTCCTCGCTCTCGGTGCTGTACCCAGTCCTTTTCTGAAATAGTAAGACTGGTCTCCATGCTGTGAGGCCCATGCTCCAAGGCATGGCTGTTCCCTGTTCAGGTACTTAGGCAATCATGGAGATGCAAGCTCCCAGGGACATAGTTTGGAACAGGATCACGCACTAAGAGCTAGGGCAGAAGCAAGAGACCTGTGCCAGGAAATGGTAGGGGAAGCCCCCAGTTCTTTGCTGGGACAGGAGAAAGTGTGGTGGCGTtgctctgctgcccagcccAGTTCTTTCTACCTGAAATACATGTGCTCCCTTTTTACAGTATGTGCGTGTCTCCTCTGATACTCCTCCACGGGTCATCTATCACCTCATGACACAGCACTGGGGTCTTGATGCACCCAACCTGCTCATCTCGGTCACTGGTGGAGCCAAAAACTTTGTCATGAAGCCAAGGCTAAAGAACATCTTCCGGCAAGGGCTAGTCAAAGTGGCCCAGACCACTGGTAAGACATGCTGCACTGTTCAGAAAGCC
It includes:
- the OTOS gene encoding otospiralin, encoding MKCIGFLFFWMLMNTITDARSILEGDDREPVAMPYWPFSSSDFWSYVEYFRTLGAYNRIAELARALFAQLPGGSHLGLHLPASED